One region of Brachybacterium saurashtrense genomic DNA includes:
- a CDS encoding copper chaperone PCu(A)C, with the protein MSDRFTLPAPISPRSARIPRRAALAALLLPLAACTTGGDETASGTAGAGASDGGGTGAEELTLVDPWVKAAEEGMTAAFGTLVNRTGRDLQLIGASSPSAGMVELHETASDGSGGMSMQEKEGGFPVPDGGELLLEPGGNHLMLMDLAAPLQPGDKVELTLTCEDGTALTVAATVKDFAGAQEHYEPEGSSGSGASDAGGEDHAAHGGHGTDGDADASAGAGVEDGAE; encoded by the coding sequence ATGTCTGACCGCTTCACCCTGCCCGCGCCCATCTCCCCGCGCTCCGCCCGCATCCCGCGCCGCGCCGCCCTCGCCGCCCTGCTCCTCCCCCTCGCCGCCTGCACCACCGGCGGCGACGAGACCGCTTCGGGCACGGCCGGGGCCGGCGCCTCCGACGGCGGCGGCACGGGCGCCGAGGAGCTCACCCTCGTCGACCCCTGGGTGAAGGCCGCCGAGGAGGGCATGACCGCCGCCTTCGGCACCCTCGTCAACCGCACCGGCCGGGATCTGCAGCTGATCGGCGCGAGCAGCCCGTCGGCCGGGATGGTCGAGCTGCACGAGACCGCCTCCGACGGCTCCGGCGGCATGAGCATGCAGGAGAAGGAGGGCGGGTTCCCCGTCCCCGACGGCGGCGAGCTCCTGCTCGAGCCCGGCGGGAACCACCTGATGCTCATGGATCTCGCCGCCCCGCTGCAGCCCGGCGACAAGGTGGAGCTGACCCTGACCTGCGAGGACGGCACCGCGCTGACCGTCGCCGCGACGGTGAAGGACTTCGCCGGCGCCCAGGAGCACTACGAGCCCGAGGGCTCGTCCGGCTCCGGTGCCTCCGACGCCGGCGGCGAGGATCATGCCGCGCACGGCGGACACGGCACCGACGGCGACGCCGACGCCAGCGCTGGCGCCGGCGTCGAGGACGGTGCCGAGTGA
- a CDS encoding Gfo/Idh/MocA family protein yields the protein MLTTLPAARIHHPHDGEPSLRWGVVGPGWIAGEFVRAVHAHSAQRVVAVGSRDLGRARAFADAHGIDRAHGEVEALLADPEVDVVYIATPHSEHAAIGLAAIALGKHVLIEKPITVSAAEARELSAAARAAGVLVMEAMWTRYLPQTSVLRSLLDSGELGDVRSASADHGQRIIRPAEHRMYDPELGGGALLDLGVYPAQFLQMVLGAPTALEVRGTVTATGVDANAAVVSTHADGAVSTLYTSLLERTPTTATIAGTEAFVHLDGPFYNPTSFTVESAAHGAPSVRWQDPTMLRGFAALSYEATALARYAGEGRVESPEHTHEETIAVMEMLETARTQVLAAGVLAPPQDLASAPPARGERAATAGASR from the coding sequence ATGCTCACCACCCTGCCCGCCGCCCGCATCCACCACCCCCACGACGGCGAGCCGTCACTGCGCTGGGGCGTCGTCGGCCCCGGCTGGATCGCCGGCGAGTTCGTCCGCGCCGTGCACGCCCACAGCGCCCAGCGCGTGGTCGCCGTCGGCTCCCGCGATCTGGGCCGCGCCCGCGCCTTCGCCGACGCCCACGGGATCGACCGTGCTCACGGCGAGGTCGAGGCGCTGCTGGCGGACCCCGAGGTGGACGTCGTCTACATCGCCACCCCGCACAGCGAGCACGCCGCGATCGGCCTGGCCGCGATCGCGCTGGGCAAGCACGTGCTGATCGAGAAGCCGATCACCGTCAGCGCCGCGGAGGCCCGCGAGCTCTCCGCCGCCGCCCGCGCCGCCGGAGTGCTGGTGATGGAGGCGATGTGGACCCGCTACCTGCCGCAGACCTCCGTGCTGCGCTCCCTGCTGGACAGCGGCGAGCTCGGCGACGTGCGCAGCGCCTCCGCGGACCACGGCCAGCGGATCATCCGCCCCGCCGAGCACCGCATGTACGACCCGGAGCTGGGCGGCGGCGCCCTGCTCGACCTCGGCGTGTACCCCGCGCAGTTCCTCCAGATGGTGCTCGGCGCCCCCACCGCGCTGGAGGTGCGCGGCACCGTCACCGCGACCGGCGTGGACGCCAACGCCGCCGTGGTCTCCACCCACGCCGACGGTGCCGTGTCCACGCTGTACACCTCGCTGCTCGAGCGCACCCCCACCACCGCCACCATCGCCGGCACCGAGGCGTTCGTGCACCTGGACGGCCCCTTCTACAACCCCACCTCGTTCACGGTCGAGAGCGCCGCCCATGGCGCCCCGAGCGTGCGCTGGCAGGACCCGACGATGCTGCGCGGCTTCGCGGCGCTGTCCTACGAGGCGACCGCGCTGGCCCGGTACGCTGGCGAAGGGCGCGTGGAGTCGCCGGAGCACACCCACGAGGAGACGATCGCCGTGATGGAGATGCTCGAGACGGCGCGCACGCAGGTGCTCGCCGCCGGGGTGCTCGCACCCCCGCAGGACCTCGCCTCGGCCCCTCCCGCCCGCGGGGAGCGCGCCGCCACCGCCGGAGCGTCACGATGA
- a CDS encoding Dyp-type peroxidase codes for MTAPQEHPLPDRPGRRHLLRAGTLGVGALGIGAAGAGLDRALRDPARTEAGSSRPDPAPYGGTAVPFHGAHQAGVETPAPAAATLLALDLRENVDRDGVLRMLRLLTDDAARLTQGEPALADTEPELAAEPASLTVTAGFGPGLMARADRPAPEWLAPLPAFGIDQLEEQWCDGDLLLQIAADDPLTVSHAARMLLKDSRAFATIRWSQTGFRRSPGVVRPGSTLRNLFGQLDGTANPAPGSEHFSTVVWRDEGPFAGGTSMVVRRIRMDLDGWDEADRGAREAATGTRLDSGAPLSGGDETTPADFEKVSANGFPVIGEFSHMRRARGVDDGEHQEIYRRPYNYEHAPSPGSGQLSEAGQVFISFQADPVAQFLPIQRRLDELDLLNQWTTPIGSAVFAIPPGCAEGEFLGQSVLE; via the coding sequence GTGACCGCCCCGCAGGAGCACCCCCTCCCCGACCGTCCCGGCCGGCGCCACCTGCTGCGCGCAGGCACCCTCGGCGTCGGCGCGCTCGGGATCGGCGCCGCGGGAGCCGGCCTGGACCGCGCCCTCCGCGACCCTGCCCGGACCGAGGCGGGGTCCAGCAGGCCCGATCCTGCGCCGTACGGCGGGACGGCGGTGCCCTTCCACGGCGCGCACCAGGCCGGTGTGGAGACACCGGCCCCGGCCGCCGCGACGCTGCTGGCCCTGGACCTCCGCGAGAACGTGGACCGGGACGGGGTGCTGCGGATGCTGCGCCTGCTCACGGACGACGCCGCCCGCCTCACCCAGGGCGAGCCGGCGCTCGCGGACACCGAGCCGGAGCTCGCCGCCGAGCCGGCCTCCCTCACCGTCACCGCCGGCTTCGGCCCGGGGCTGATGGCGCGGGCGGACCGGCCGGCACCGGAGTGGCTCGCCCCGCTGCCCGCCTTCGGCATCGACCAGCTCGAGGAGCAGTGGTGCGACGGGGACCTGCTGCTGCAGATCGCCGCCGACGATCCGCTCACCGTCTCCCACGCCGCACGGATGCTGCTCAAGGACTCCCGCGCCTTCGCCACGATCCGGTGGAGCCAGACGGGATTCCGCCGCTCCCCCGGCGTGGTGCGACCGGGAAGCACCCTGCGGAACCTCTTCGGCCAGCTCGACGGGACCGCGAACCCCGCCCCCGGCAGCGAGCACTTCTCGACCGTGGTGTGGCGCGACGAGGGCCCCTTCGCGGGCGGCACCTCGATGGTGGTGCGCCGGATCCGCATGGATCTGGACGGCTGGGACGAGGCCGACCGCGGCGCCCGCGAGGCCGCCACCGGCACCCGGCTGGACAGCGGGGCGCCGCTGAGCGGCGGGGACGAGACCACCCCGGCCGACTTCGAGAAGGTCTCCGCGAACGGCTTCCCTGTGATCGGGGAGTTCTCGCACATGCGCCGGGCCCGTGGGGTCGACGACGGCGAGCACCAGGAGATCTACCGCCGGCCGTACAACTACGAGCACGCCCCCTCGCCCGGCTCGGGGCAGCTCTCCGAGGCGGGCCAGGTGTTCATCTCCTTCCAGGCGGATCCGGTGGCGCAGTTCCTGCCGATCCAGCGCCGCCTGGACGAGCTGGACCTGCTGAACCAGTGGACGACCCCGATCGGCTCGGCCGTGTTCGCGATCCCGCCGGGGTGCGCCGAGGGCGAGTTCCTGGGGCAGTCGGTGCTGGAGTAG
- a CDS encoding methyltransferase family protein, producing MRSPRPPIDVPRAVGRLYFAVQGLAGALWWILVPTVPAVRHATLDGLDPLWTAVLDLPLFVLASALAAVGRRWAVAVVTPWTLLVTLGMVGYATVTGQAGAGALAMIGASAGSLGAAMLLRWGRIPVERAMVGPVAFRPARRTEGSAPLRATLAQMLAFWALFLLVIPAPIACAERRWGLSLALPTTVAGGLSIAGIVLIVAASTLGVWSAVTMAQLGRGTPLPGAMAHHLVIAGPYRWIRNPMAVAGIAQGAGMGLLLGSWLVLLYAVAGGVLWHVLVRPAEERDLAERFGQEYVRYRARVRCWLPRG from the coding sequence GTGCGCTCCCCGAGACCTCCGATCGACGTGCCGCGTGCAGTCGGCCGCCTCTACTTCGCCGTGCAGGGACTCGCCGGGGCGCTGTGGTGGATCCTGGTCCCGACCGTGCCCGCGGTGCGGCACGCCACCCTGGACGGCCTCGACCCGTTGTGGACCGCCGTGCTCGACCTGCCGCTGTTCGTGCTCGCCTCCGCCCTCGCAGCAGTGGGACGGCGCTGGGCCGTGGCCGTGGTGACGCCGTGGACTCTCCTGGTCACCCTCGGCATGGTCGGATACGCGACCGTGACCGGGCAGGCGGGAGCGGGCGCCCTTGCGATGATCGGCGCCTCCGCCGGTTCTCTGGGCGCGGCGATGCTGCTGCGCTGGGGCCGGATCCCCGTGGAGCGCGCGATGGTGGGGCCGGTGGCGTTTCGTCCCGCCCGGCGCACGGAGGGCAGTGCCCCGCTGCGTGCGACGCTCGCTCAGATGCTCGCCTTCTGGGCACTGTTCCTGCTGGTCATCCCAGCACCCATCGCGTGTGCGGAGAGGCGATGGGGGCTCTCGCTCGCCCTGCCGACGACGGTCGCGGGAGGCCTGAGCATCGCGGGAATCGTCCTGATCGTCGCCGCGAGCACCCTCGGCGTGTGGTCCGCCGTGACGATGGCGCAGCTCGGGCGGGGCACGCCGCTGCCCGGCGCGATGGCCCACCACCTGGTGATCGCCGGCCCGTACCGCTGGATCCGGAACCCGATGGCGGTCGCGGGCATCGCGCAGGGCGCGGGCATGGGCCTGCTCCTCGGCTCCTGGCTGGTGCTCCTCTATGCGGTGGCCGGCGGGGTGCTGTGGCACGTGCTCGTGCGTCCCGCGGAGGAGCGGGACCTCGCCGAACGGTTCGGGCAGGAGTACGTCCGCTACCGTGCCCGCGTCCGCTGCTGGCTTCCGCGGGGCTGA
- a CDS encoding gluconokinase, giving the protein MPRFNIPAEDAQGPLVIGIDIGSGGTRAAVYDVTGREVGKLQHKEAHSFTVDDDGTSTIDADQIVAEIRASLAAVLGHGELPGQVRAIGFDTFASSLIAVDAAGNALTPCITYADTRCHAQVGELASRLDVDDLHERTGARLHSSFTAPRLLWLRTEHPEVFGRTERFMALGEYVALKLLGTPALGTASAAWSGMIDRRTGVYVPELLEAVGVDESRMGPAIDPDDALPVGGTPLAAEFPQLTDAVWLPVIGDGLAANLGIGALGTGTWGISTATSGAIRQLLDTDIPTLPSGLWAYRVDQRRTLVGSAMSDCGRVLDWCRTELAMPFEIGETDTETLFSGPPSPGTPLVVPFFSGERGTKWRGSSRALFANVGASTTWKDMLRGAMEGVALSFLRIADQMKEAGGEPERIVLSGGMTGAVPGWLHLLSDALAMPIDYVAVSRSTMRGAAVMALEQAAPGIPVAEAPVLTRVEPVLGNQDYYRERLARFEALADLA; this is encoded by the coding sequence ATGCCCCGCTTCAACATCCCGGCCGAGGACGCTCAGGGGCCCCTGGTGATCGGGATCGACATCGGCTCCGGCGGCACGCGCGCCGCCGTCTACGACGTCACCGGCCGCGAGGTCGGCAAGCTCCAGCACAAGGAGGCGCACTCCTTCACGGTCGACGACGACGGCACCAGCACCATCGACGCCGATCAGATCGTCGCGGAGATCCGCGCCTCGCTCGCGGCCGTGCTCGGCCACGGCGAGCTGCCCGGCCAGGTGCGCGCGATCGGCTTCGACACCTTCGCGTCCTCCCTCATCGCCGTCGACGCGGCTGGCAACGCCCTGACACCGTGCATCACCTACGCGGACACCCGCTGCCACGCCCAGGTGGGCGAGCTCGCCTCCCGCCTCGACGTCGACGACCTGCACGAGCGCACCGGCGCCCGCCTCCACTCCTCCTTCACCGCGCCGCGCCTGCTGTGGCTGCGCACGGAGCATCCGGAGGTCTTCGGCCGCACCGAGCGGTTCATGGCGCTCGGCGAGTACGTCGCCCTCAAGCTGCTGGGCACGCCCGCGCTCGGCACCGCCTCCGCCGCCTGGTCCGGCATGATCGACCGCCGCACCGGGGTGTACGTGCCCGAGCTGCTCGAGGCCGTGGGCGTGGACGAGTCGAGGATGGGCCCCGCGATCGACCCCGACGACGCCCTGCCCGTCGGCGGCACCCCGCTCGCCGCCGAGTTCCCGCAGCTGACCGACGCCGTGTGGCTGCCCGTGATCGGCGACGGCCTCGCCGCGAACCTCGGCATCGGCGCTCTCGGCACCGGCACCTGGGGCATCTCCACCGCCACCTCTGGCGCGATCCGCCAGCTCCTGGACACCGACATCCCCACCCTCCCCTCCGGGCTGTGGGCGTACCGGGTGGACCAGCGCCGCACCCTCGTGGGCTCCGCGATGAGCGACTGCGGGCGCGTGCTGGACTGGTGCCGCACCGAGCTCGCGATGCCCTTCGAGATCGGCGAGACGGACACCGAGACCCTGTTCTCCGGCCCGCCCTCCCCGGGCACGCCGCTGGTGGTCCCGTTCTTCTCCGGGGAGCGCGGCACCAAGTGGCGCGGCTCCTCCCGGGCCCTGTTCGCGAACGTGGGCGCGTCCACGACCTGGAAGGACATGCTGCGCGGCGCGATGGAGGGCGTGGCCCTGTCGTTCCTGCGCATCGCCGACCAGATGAAGGAGGCCGGCGGCGAGCCCGAGCGGATCGTGCTCTCCGGCGGCATGACCGGCGCGGTCCCCGGCTGGCTGCACCTGCTCTCCGACGCCCTCGCGATGCCGATCGACTACGTCGCCGTGTCCCGCTCCACCATGCGCGGCGCGGCCGTGATGGCCCTCGAGCAGGCCGCGCCGGGCATCCCCGTCGCCGAGGCGCCCGTGCTCACCCGGGTCGAGCCCGTGCTCGGGAACCAGGACTACTACCGCGAGCGCCTCGCCCGCTTCGAGGCCCTCGCCGACCTGGCCTGA
- a CDS encoding LacI family DNA-binding transcriptional regulator, with the protein MEPADGAEAETGANARALPTMKDIAEHVGVSRQLVSLVLRGAEGPSARSRERVLAAAAELGYRPNASARLLRQGSTRTLGIVFSLHNSFQADVVERLFARVAARGYRLATAPIGPGRSTETAVGELMEQRVEALAVFNPEPGIEVLEAARRLVPVVLLGEWADGSGLDTVHVDETAGLRRAVEHLHRLGHRDIAYLGGLGGRVGPDRAAAYRDAMGAAGLAAHVDVVASGFDEEAGAEAARTVLARPQRPTALVCGSDHAAAGALAVLSGAGVRVPEEISVVGFDDNHLAALSYHRLTTVHQDAEEMVEATVEILLARLAEAGASEASPPAVRADGTARGLGGEAVCAEPAPGSGGGAGVHVPRIVATSARLVVRDSTGPRAAGR; encoded by the coding sequence ATGGAACCAGCGGACGGTGCGGAGGCGGAGACCGGGGCGAACGCGCGCGCCCTGCCCACGATGAAGGACATCGCCGAGCACGTGGGCGTCTCCCGGCAGCTGGTCTCGCTGGTGCTCCGCGGCGCGGAGGGCCCCTCCGCCCGCTCCCGGGAGCGGGTGCTCGCCGCCGCGGCCGAGCTCGGCTACCGCCCCAACGCCTCCGCCCGGCTGCTGCGGCAGGGCAGCACCCGCACCCTCGGGATCGTGTTCTCGCTGCACAACAGCTTCCAGGCGGACGTAGTGGAGCGGCTCTTCGCCCGGGTGGCGGCGAGAGGCTACCGCCTCGCCACGGCTCCCATCGGTCCGGGGCGCAGCACGGAGACCGCCGTGGGGGAGCTCATGGAGCAGCGCGTCGAGGCGCTGGCCGTGTTCAACCCCGAACCGGGCATCGAGGTGCTCGAGGCCGCCCGGCGCCTGGTGCCGGTGGTGCTGCTGGGCGAGTGGGCCGACGGCTCCGGCCTCGACACCGTGCACGTGGACGAGACGGCGGGGCTGCGGCGGGCGGTCGAGCACCTGCACCGGCTCGGCCACCGCGACATCGCCTACCTGGGCGGGCTCGGCGGGAGGGTGGGCCCGGACCGCGCGGCCGCCTACCGGGACGCGATGGGCGCGGCGGGCCTCGCCGCCCACGTGGACGTGGTCGCGTCGGGGTTCGACGAGGAGGCGGGGGCGGAGGCCGCCCGCACGGTGCTCGCCCGCCCGCAGCGCCCCACCGCGCTGGTGTGCGGCAGCGACCACGCCGCGGCCGGGGCGCTCGCCGTGCTCTCCGGGGCCGGGGTGCGCGTCCCGGAGGAGATCTCCGTGGTGGGCTTTGACGACAACCATCTCGCCGCGCTCTCCTACCACCGCCTCACCACCGTGCACCAGGATGCGGAGGAGATGGTCGAGGCGACCGTGGAGATCCTGCTGGCGCGCCTGGCCGAGGCGGGCGCGTCCGAGGCCTCGCCCCCAGCGGTGCGTGCGGACGGGACGGCCCGAGGTCTCGGCGGCGAGGCGGTCTGCGCGGAGCCCGCACCCGGGAGCGGGGGAGGTGCGGGGGTGCACGTCCCGCGGATCGTGGCGACCTCGGCGCGGCTCGTGGTGCGTGACAGCACGGGCCCGCGGGCCGCCGGGCGCTGA